In Candidatus Polarisedimenticolia bacterium, one genomic interval encodes:
- the coxB gene encoding cytochrome c oxidase subunit II — MSDWLPQVASTYGPRIDNLFYIVLYLTGGSFIITEALLLYFAVRYRYRPDRRAHYTHGNSTLEVVWTIVPAVVLVILTVMSKSAWDEVKHTWPESDVNLVITASQFNWEVRYPGADGKPDTADDVILNNEMHVPVGKPIRIQLRSKDVIHSFFLPNMRLKQDAVPGLTIPVWFEATRTGDFEIACAELCGFGHYTMHGVLTVHSLEEYKTWLEEAMKSAAPAPDAAASEGPA; from the coding sequence ATGTCCGACTGGCTTCCGCAAGTTGCCTCGACGTACGGCCCGCGGATCGATAACCTCTTTTATATCGTCCTGTACCTGACCGGCGGCAGCTTCATCATCACCGAGGCCCTGCTCCTCTATTTCGCCGTCCGCTACCGCTACCGGCCCGACCGGCGCGCCCATTACACTCACGGGAACTCGACCCTGGAGGTCGTCTGGACGATCGTCCCGGCGGTCGTGCTGGTCATCCTGACGGTGATGAGCAAGTCGGCCTGGGACGAGGTGAAGCACACCTGGCCCGAAAGCGACGTCAACCTGGTGATTACCGCCAGCCAGTTCAACTGGGAGGTGCGCTACCCGGGCGCCGACGGCAAGCCCGACACCGCCGACGACGTCATCCTGAACAACGAGATGCATGTCCCGGTCGGCAAGCCGATACGCATCCAGCTGCGCTCCAAGGACGTCATCCACAGCTTCTTCCTGCCCAACATGCGGCTGAAGCAGGACGCCGTCCCGGGGCTGACGATCCCGGTCTGGTTCGAGGCGACCAGGACGGGAGATTTCGAGATCGCCTGCGCCGAGCTGTGCGGCTTCGGGCATTACACGATGCACGGCGTCCTGACGGTCCATTCGCTCGAGGAATACAAGACGTGGCTGGAGGAGGCGATGAAGAGCGCCGCCCCCGCGCCGGATGCCGCGGCTTCCGAGGGGCCCGCTTGA
- a CDS encoding COX15/CtaA family protein yields MLRYNAPLHRFAGLTAFSTLLLLTAGGLVTSTGSSLAVPDWPLSFGQVFPKMEGGVLYEHGHRMIATAVGLLTTILMIWLLRAEPRRWVRRLGVAAFLAVVAQGLLGGITVLLRLPLLVSMGHACLGQGFFCITIALWLATSREWVAPPPVPRPDDGIPGLRSLAVMTTAIVFLQLILGALVRHTGSGLSIPDFPLSFGRLVPPVLEGPILIAYLHRLGAVAVTFYVAWLVARILTGHHDEARLLRPALALSALLVLQITLGGATVLMQLAVIPATSHVVTGALVLGTTLLITMRVFRRVARRSVTEAAGVAKEAGAVASPAGVAR; encoded by the coding sequence GTGCTCCGCTATAACGCTCCGCTCCACCGCTTCGCGGGCCTGACCGCCTTCTCCACGCTGCTGCTCCTCACCGCCGGGGGGCTGGTGACCAGCACCGGCTCGTCGCTGGCCGTCCCCGACTGGCCGCTGTCCTTCGGCCAGGTCTTCCCGAAGATGGAAGGCGGGGTCCTCTACGAGCACGGGCACCGGATGATTGCGACGGCGGTGGGCCTGCTGACGACCATCCTGATGATCTGGCTGCTGCGCGCCGAGCCGCGACGCTGGGTGCGGCGGCTGGGCGTTGCCGCTTTCCTGGCGGTCGTGGCCCAGGGGCTGCTCGGCGGCATCACCGTGCTGCTTCGCCTGCCGCTTCTGGTCTCGATGGGGCACGCCTGCCTCGGTCAGGGCTTTTTCTGTATCACCATCGCTTTGTGGCTGGCCACGTCGCGCGAATGGGTGGCGCCCCCTCCGGTGCCTCGTCCCGACGACGGGATCCCGGGGCTGCGGTCCCTCGCCGTCATGACGACGGCCATCGTCTTCCTGCAGCTGATCCTGGGGGCGCTGGTGCGGCACACCGGCTCGGGCCTGTCGATCCCCGATTTCCCACTTTCTTTCGGCCGCCTCGTGCCTCCGGTGCTGGAAGGGCCTATCCTGATCGCCTACCTGCACCGCCTGGGGGCGGTGGCCGTCACCTTTTATGTTGCCTGGCTCGTGGCGCGCATCCTCACCGGCCATCATGACGAAGCCAGGCTGCTGCGGCCGGCGCTGGCGCTGTCGGCGCTGCTGGTGTTGCAGATCACGCTCGGAGGGGCGACGGTGCTGATGCAGCTCGCGGTGATTCCGGCGACGTCGCACGTGGTGACCGGGGCCCTGGTCTTGGGCACCACGCTGCTGATCACGATGCGGGTCTTCCGGCGCGTGGCGCGGCGCTCCGTCACGGAGGCGGCAGGCGTCGCCAAGGAAGCAGGGGCGGTGGCGTCGCCCGCGGGAGTGGCGCGATGA
- a CDS encoding cbb3-type cytochrome c oxidase subunit I yields the protein MSHAAAATHDHAAAHDHGPTSFWTKYIFSQDHKIIGIQFMLMSFLFMILGGFLAMMVRWQLAYPDSAVPMASLFPKGVLEEGHITPPVYNQLFTMHGTIMIFFVIIPMLTGAFGNYLIPLMIGARDMAFPKLNMLSYWVFIPAGIIMLYSFFVPQGPAAAGWTNYPPLSYDPQWTGVGKGQTLWLVALLISGTSSIMGSLNYITTIVNMRAPGMSFFRLPLSIWALFVTAILQMMATPVLASALGMLLLDKTLGTHFFAPTGGGQVILWQHVFWFYSHPAVYIMILPAMGFASDVIATFARKPIFGYKAMAYSMMGIAGLGFIVWGHHMFQSGMNPTLGTAFMMSTMLIAVPSAIKTFNWLGTIWRGNIQFTTAMLNGLAFVAMFIIGGLSGIFMANAPVDLYIHDTYFIVAHLHYVLFGGSMFGIFAAVYYWFPKMFGRRMNEAVGKIHFTLTFIFYNMTFFPMHFIGAGGMMRRIYDPTQYEFLKKWQPMNVFISHSAFMLGASQLIFMALFVYSMFKGKKADRNPWHANSLEWVADSPPPHGNFDQIPTVHRGPYEYSSPETKEDYYPQNAPSALPAGAPARVH from the coding sequence ATGAGCCACGCCGCAGCCGCCACGCACGATCACGCCGCCGCCCACGATCACGGTCCCACCAGCTTCTGGACCAAGTACATCTTCTCCCAGGATCACAAGATCATCGGCATCCAGTTCATGCTGATGAGCTTCCTTTTCATGATCCTGGGCGGCTTCCTGGCGATGATGGTGCGCTGGCAGCTGGCCTACCCCGACAGCGCGGTGCCGATGGCCAGCCTCTTCCCGAAGGGCGTCCTGGAGGAAGGGCACATCACGCCGCCGGTCTACAACCAGCTCTTCACCATGCACGGGACGATCATGATCTTCTTCGTGATCATCCCGATGCTCACCGGCGCCTTCGGAAACTACCTGATCCCCCTGATGATCGGCGCCCGGGACATGGCCTTCCCGAAGCTGAACATGCTGTCGTACTGGGTCTTCATCCCGGCCGGCATCATCATGCTCTACAGCTTCTTCGTGCCGCAGGGGCCGGCGGCCGCCGGCTGGACCAACTACCCGCCTTTGAGCTACGACCCGCAATGGACCGGAGTCGGGAAGGGGCAGACGCTCTGGCTCGTGGCGCTGCTGATCTCCGGGACCTCCTCGATCATGGGGTCGCTGAACTACATCACCACGATCGTCAACATGCGCGCGCCCGGGATGTCCTTCTTCCGGCTGCCGCTGTCGATCTGGGCGCTGTTCGTCACCGCCATCCTGCAGATGATGGCGACGCCGGTGCTGGCTTCGGCCCTCGGGATGCTGCTGCTCGACAAGACGCTGGGGACGCATTTCTTCGCACCGACGGGAGGCGGGCAGGTCATCCTGTGGCAGCACGTCTTCTGGTTCTATTCCCACCCGGCGGTCTACATCATGATCCTGCCGGCGATGGGCTTCGCCTCGGATGTCATCGCCACCTTCGCCCGCAAGCCGATCTTCGGCTACAAGGCGATGGCCTACTCGATGATGGGGATCGCAGGCTTGGGCTTCATCGTCTGGGGCCACCACATGTTCCAGAGCGGCATGAACCCGACGCTGGGCACGGCCTTCATGATGTCGACCATGCTGATCGCGGTTCCCTCGGCCATCAAGACCTTCAACTGGCTGGGGACGATCTGGCGGGGGAACATCCAGTTCACCACCGCCATGCTCAACGGCCTGGCGTTCGTCGCCATGTTCATCATCGGCGGGCTGTCGGGGATCTTCATGGCGAACGCCCCGGTGGATCTGTACATCCACGACACCTACTTCATCGTGGCGCACCTGCACTACGTCCTGTTCGGCGGCAGCATGTTCGGGATCTTCGCCGCGGTCTACTACTGGTTCCCGAAGATGTTCGGCCGGCGCATGAACGAGGCGGTGGGGAAGATCCACTTCACCCTGACGTTCATCTTCTACAACATGACCTTCTTCCCGATGCACTTCATCGGGGCCGGCGGCATGATGCGCCGCATCTACGACCCGACGCAGTACGAGTTCCTGAAGAAGTGGCAGCCGATGAACGTCTTCATCAGCCATTCCGCCTTCATGCTCGGGGCCTCGCAGCTGATCTTCATGGCCTTGTTCGTCTACAGCATGTTCAAGGGAAAGAAAGCCGACCGGAACCCATGGCACGCCAACTCGCTCGAGTGGGTGGCTGATTCGCCGCCGCCGCACGGGAACTTCGACCAGATTCCCACGGTGCACCGCGGTCCTTACGAGTACTCCTCGCCCGAGACGAAAGAGGACTACTACCCGCAGAACGCGCCTTCGGCGCTTCCCGCCGGCGCTCCCGCCCGCGTTCATTGA